ATTTAGTAGCTCTCACGTTGGAACAGCAACGAATGGCCTCCCACAAAGGAAGACCCGATTCTCTCTCTCTACCCGCCTCTCCCTCTctgcctctccctccctctctctctctctctctttctgctTGTGTGTTCTCCTTTGTCATTGTCATCGTCTTCAATGCCATCAGATACTGGATTTGTGAAGAGATGGTTGAGAACAAGAGTAGATAGAGAAGAGATCGTATCCGAGTTTTCTTTGAAGAACATAATATTATATTCTCAGGTACCCAAGTTCCCTTTTTTCCTAGTATTTTAGGTTGAATACTCGGTTCCTGCCGCAGATTTCTTTGGTTGTGAACCTGCATTGAGgtgttatctttcatttctctcctcttgtttcttttttctcttaaGGCTTTGTTCTTCCTTATACTCTTAATCTCATGCCATCTCCATCGAAATCTTAAAGGTGACGCATTTTTCAATGAATTCTTCTGTTTCAAGTCCATTCTAATCTTTTAAACGGTATCCTATAAGCCTCTTGGCTCTTTTATTTGATAACACCAATCAAGTTTGATTCAATTCTACGTGGGAGGGCTTTGGAGATGCAACACCAATTGATTCAACTCCAACAAGAGTTAAAGTTGGCAAAGGAGGAGAAATCCCAAGCTCTCCAAGAGCTCGAAGAGTTGAGATGGAGGATGTCATCCGACAAAAATGCTTTCAGGAATTCAGTACGTTCGAAGGCTAAAATGGAAATGTTAGAGGCGGAGTTGGAGAAAGCAAGGGAATCAGAAAGAAAATTGCTGGAGTCCCTCACCTCCCAAACAAAACAACTCGAGCAGACCAAGATATCGCTCGAAGAAGCCAAGCTGGAGATAAGGTCCCTCAGTGATAGCATCAAAATCTTGGAGGGCTCTGCCAACCGAGGTCACAAAATACTTGGGAAGAGCATCACATTGGATGCGGTTCGCGGCAATGAGGAGATTGGGGTGCTGAAGACTGAGCTTAGGCTAGCTTTGGAAGCAGAAGAAAAGAGCAAGAAGGCCATGGATGATTTAGCTATGGCCCTCAAAGAAGTGTCAACAGAATGCAATAAGGTGAGGGAGAAGCTCTCGCAAGCCCAATCGGAGTTAGGTAGCACAAGGGCTGAAAATGAACACCTCAAGTCTAGGCTAAAACATGCAGAGGAGAAGCTTAGGGTGGCAATGGAAGAGTCTAGGAGGGTGAAGTTTGAGGCAGAGGAAACAATTGCTACTTGGAGTGAAAAGGAAAATGGGTTCATAAAGTGTATGAAGATGTCCGAAGAAGAGATTACTGGTTTGAAACGAGAGAATGGCAGATTGGTTGATTCACACAGGGCAGCAAGAGAAGAGATTTCTAAGCTTCGGGACATATTAAAACAAGCAATAAACGAGGCTAATGTGGTTAAAGAAGCCTTGGAGATTGCTAGGACTGAGAATTCTCAGCTCAAGGATATGCTATCAGAGAAGGATAAGGCATTGCAAAGCATGAAGCAAGAATATGAATGCCTCAAGGTCAGTGAAGCTGCTGCTCTTGATAGTGTTAAGGAGCTGCAGAGCTTGCTTGTTGCCACATCTTCTATGGATTTAAGCAGAAACACCAATCCTTTCGAGAGTGAATCGTTATTACCCGCAAAAGCAGTGGCGAATGAGGTGAGAGCTGGTAGACCAACGGTAAGATTCCCATCGGATCAGTGGAAAGTTGACTTAAAAAGCCAAGCTGGGGGCAGGCATTCATTGGGAGATTCTGAAAGGTTTGAGGGATCtatatttgatatgatcgagTCACCAGAGCAAAAGAAGGATCAAACTGTTGCATTGATGGACAGAAGTTATGAAAAATCGGTGAGTTTCGATGATTCTGATCACATAAATGGAAGACAATTAGAAAACTCGGAGTATGGATGGGAATCACCAATGAGGCAGAGAAAGAAAAGGCAAATTCTTCGGAGATTTGGAGATTTGCTGAGAAGAAGAAGCCTCCAAAAGTAGTGCTTATCCTGTGTATTTATTTCATTATTTAGGTCTACCGATTCATGCAGCTTTTTTCTGCATTCTTTTTGCAAAACTTTTTGCTTGCATCAAATACCAGaaaagaaaaccaaaaaaaaaaagaagaagaaagaaagaaaacttaaCACTTCGTTTATTTTTGGCTTATGACATTAGCCGGGTCCCATTTTCTTTACTTTTTAAAGTTGTTTTATGTGGTTCTTTCTCAATAACAAGGAAAGTGGTTCTTTCTCAATAAAAAGGAAATTGTTTCATGTAGTTCTTCTTAATGTTATTCTACAACAAACCAGCAGCTTATTTTTCTGGACTTCATACTATTGCGATGATCATTGTAATCACCATATGGATGTAAGATGCTCTCTTGATACAACAACATGTATGTTGGAGTTTTTCTCCACTACGCCGCTCTCTTGGCTGAAGTCCTCGGCGCTCTTGCTTGTGATCTTGTCTCATGCACTTATTGCGCATTGTTTAATTTGATCATGAGAATGCGTTTGCCTATCGCTATCCTTGCCATCCAACTCTAGCTCTAGGCCTCTGTCATCTGAGCCTAGACATTTTGGTGAAGAAATGAGCTGTTCCTTTGTTGAACTCGAGCTTAATTAGAATAGCAGCTACTCTTGATGTCGTGAACTAAGCCTAGACAACATCCTCAGCTCCTCCCTTTCAAGCTCTTCTTTCCGAGGTTTTAGGAGCCTCTTTGAACATCTCCTGCAGCCATCATATTTTCTCCCCATCCTATCATCACTGTGGATATCCAATTGGATTGTTGTGCCACCTATAAGTTAATTATAGGCAGCATCCATTCAGCTTCAGCTGCTGTGGGGCCATATTGATGGGACCACACCTTGCTTGTACTATTGCTCATCGATGTGTCCTTCAGGCAATTCTCAAGCAGTCAAGCTTGCCATCAAACTCCAAATTCTACAGTTTATAGGGGGCCAAATATCACAGTTAAGGATTTGCAAGTCTGTCTCCGTAGTCAAGAACACAGTATATTGGAGTTCTATAATTACATGCCGCTCTTTGGTATTTTCCTTCCATTTTTTTCTGGGAGGGAAATTGGGTTTACCCCACTCATTTCATTAAGGGCCATCACCTTTAGTTGCAAGAGTTTAATCCTTTTACTACTGCTGATGAGTTCTTGATGTCGTTGGATACTGGTGAGTTAAAAGGAGAGGGAAGTggaaaagatagagagagaaggaagCAACTAATAAGTTAGCTCTCTTTTTTCATCCATTAAGTTGTGAGATGGAATGTATGCGTGCCTAAGAGCCCTCTTCAGATGATATACCCCGGTGGACTCATCAGAGGATTTCTATCCTAATGGGAATCCAACTTTTTtcgctctccctccctcccttccaATCATTGTGGATAAAGTTAGATACATTCAGTGAAGTCAGATGCATGACATGTATTCCATCCTATTACCAATCAGCCATGAATGAGATGAATCTTGACGTGCTGTTCCAAATCAATTATTGAATAAGTGGGGCACTTCTCATTGAGGGCTCGCAGTGGGATGCATCTTCTTCGGTGTTTTGGGTGAGCTTAATTTTAGGAGGGGATGGGCAGTGCCTTGACTTGGTTTCATCTACCACACAATTCACAAGAAGTCAACTTTCTAATCGCATCTTTGCTGACATTGCCCTTAAATTTGatactaaaatttaaataatcCAAGCTTCAGGctcataaacatatatatatatatatatatatatatatatatatatatatatatatatatatatatatatatatatatatatatatatatataaaggtgtGAACTTAACCTATCAATGAAAATGGTACCAAAAATTTCTATTCAAATCTTATGTTCAAGAGATTTAAAGAGTGCTTGGTTCGTATCCGAAATTAAAATAAGAATGAAAATCGAATGGCTTGAAATCAGAATCGAATGGCTAAATCCTCTGAAATAtttggttcgtgaccggaatcgaaattggaatgaaaatttgaatccatagaggagaataGGATTGAGTTCTAAATAGATTGAGCCATTTCTATTTTATCCtgcaatcagaatcggaatgaaacTTCTCTCAATTAAATGGTTGAAATAGGGGTCAtctattctaattttaattttaaattttcactcTCAGCGATCAATAGAGAGTTTAACAGATAGAGGGAGGGCTGCACCCATTGCATCTGCCATGGAGCCTAGGCTCGATCAAAATGCAAAAGGTCCGAACCCGGCAACCAATTGGACGGGTTGTTGGCTGAGAGAAGACAAACCTATTGGTGCGTTCGAAACGCCGAGGCGCTTCTCGCATCATCCAGGGTTATTTTTAAAGACACTAAAACCCCACCCCTGTTCTACTTCTTCTCTTGTCCAGAAACGCACCCCATTTTTGAGCCTCTGAGAGCGAGAAGTCGCCGCCCACATGGCGGAAACCGCCCAGGAGAAAACCCCCAGCCTCGCCGAGGTAATCGCCACTCTTCCTCTTCTATTCggtatttttttttccaattcaTCAGTACTCTTTAGATGATACGGACGACTCTCTCCTTATTTCCCCTGCGTTTTCATTCGGAAAATTTCAATCTATGGATACTTCTCGGGGTCGCATTCGATCTTATTCTGTTTTTTCTTGTGATGGATCCACATCTTTCCTTGTAGATCTAATTATTTGActtgtttcatttttttgttaTAGATCTCACTGAAAAGATCGTTAGATTCGGAGAAAGATTCATGCGAAATTACTCGTTACATCATTGTAGAATTCGTTAATGAGTTTATATTCGGTTAGTTTTTGAAAAAGAGACTTTAGTTTAAGTCTTGAGTGGAAGAAAGAAGTTTTGAATAGATTTATGCTGCTGTGGTCGACTTTTAAGATGTTCTTCGTGAACTTATAGGCATAAATCAGGTAATATTGAGataaagaaagagaaggagaaattTTTTGAATGGAGAAAAGGTGGATGCATGAGaaaaagttgatttttttttttaatttcaatcaatTTAAGTTGATATAGGATGAATctatttttagtttttatttaCCTATTATATTGATTATTTTTAAGGTAATATTTCTCATTTTCTAAATGAAACTTGGTTATTCCTTCGGGCTTAACCTTCTCCTGAACATAAAAAGGGTGTATTATGCCTTTTTCTTGTCAGGTAGGTTACTTATGGTCTATTTCGTCATCTTTCTTTCTCCTCCTacattttcttctttaatatagTTATTTTCTTCATTGAAGAGTTTTGTTTATCATGTCGTGCAAGCCTTACTGGAAAATCTGGTTAGCTTTGTTTTTTAACATATGCAAGTTCGTGCCCTTACTGTTGAGACTATGTAAAAATAAGTCTAGAAATGTTCGAAGTTGTTCTTATTTAGTATACCCATCCACTCAATTGGCCATTTTGAGTCCACAATTACTGTCTTATCTCTGATGATTCTCTTTGGATACCTCTaaatttgtatttaatttttattaatgtaTGACTTTTCTAGCCCATATATCATTACCATGCTCCCCTATAGTAAAGGATGGTCTATGATCACTGAAGCCTTATATCACATATGCACTCGATTTCTTGATTATCTTTTCTGTAAATTAAGGTTCAAAGTAGCATTTGTAATGTTCAATCCCAGTTGGATTCTAATCTCTGGTGCCACATAGTGCTGCCAAATGATGGTATGGTGGCACATAGTATACACAGACTTGTCTGCAAAATCTAAAACAGCATGTAATTTTGATGCTAAGGAAATCATTTTCTTTCTTATCTATGCTATTATGGGTTGCTCCATGGTGACTATGGGCATTTTATACATTTAAACCATATATAAAACAAGTGTAATAGTGCTGACATAATATAGCAATATTCCTTGAATCACAGACTAGCAACCTAAAAAACTATTTTGTATGGAGTAAAACAAAAAGAAACTCACTACTGCCATTAGGTGATATGACCACCATATTACCTAGGGCACCAGCGCCAAAAAGACAGTTGCCTGAGGAAAGTGGCATGCTAATTTAAGAATGGGATGAGAAATAAATGCTctttgtataaaaataaataaaacaagaACAACATCATAAAACTAGTCATTCAGATTTCGGTGTTCTAAATTGTAATTGTCTTGAACATTAAATATCATGCTCGATGTCTTCCAAAACTGATCACATAGCAACACTACTTCTCATAACATTCTTTTAAGGAAAAGGCAGCAACAACAAACCACCATACATCCTAAAGTTGCTGCAAAGTTTAAGGACGGCAGCAGAATGCCACTTCCCAAAACATGCagatttttttaaacaaaaaagcgACAAAAACAAACCACTAAACCTAGGTTTTGAGTCTTGGCAAGATTGGAAGGCATCCCAACTGTCCTGTCCCATTCCTGTGAGAAAATGGGATTGGAATGGAATTGGGACTCCGAAACCCATCTATGTCTggagagaagaagaaataggaaagaaaagaaggaaatataaagaaaagaaaaaagtgaaaggaaagaagatgaagaaaagtaaagaaagaaaggaagggacaagaaagagaaaggaaggaaggaaataatttgaaaggaaagagaaagaagaagaaaagggaaaaagaagaaataaaggaagagataagaaaaaaaaagaaatgaaagaaaggaaggtataagaaaaagaaagaaagatagaaagaaaggaaagattaATGGAAGAGAGATGGGGGATGTCTATCAGGACAACTACTAGGACGGGATGGGATAGCGGGGTATCCCGTTTAATGGAGAAATCAGGACATTCCCGTTCTAGGAGATTTAAAGCCTTGCAATAAACATATTGGAGTTACCTTTATATGTAATGGCTCCAATGACCATAATGACCTTCCAAATAATGCTTACAAAGCTCTAAGAGATTGGGCAAAAAAGGGGACAAAAAGAACCATGCTGGATATTAAAGAGGCACTTGCTCAAATGCCTCTTGTTTTGTTCCAGGCACTTGTAGGCATAACCTTAGTAAAATTGTCTTGCCCCGGGGATTGTTGAGGTTCTTTGGGGTGCCCCCACCTCGCATGAGGTCCTCTTGGAGGGCCTTTGACAACTGTGGGTCAAAGCACAAGATATAAAGTAGAATTCATGGTAATTTGATTCATAATGCTTGCTAAGATATGTTATAAAGCTAATCTTAAGATTGGTTTATCTACAAACCAACACGATTATGAACTCCAGATAAATATTTAATGTTTAGGCTGGTTTTGTTATGTGTTATTAAAGTAATATGCTTTTCAGATCATTTCACTGTTGGTTTGTTCCAGCAGGGATCCATTAATTATAAAGAATTCATGGAATTGTTAGCTGTCTGTTAGCAAAAAAAGATTTTCGATGAATTTCGGTAGAAAATCTCAGTTATATGTAACTGCATGGATCATGGACTCACACTTGATCTTATCATTGCGCCCCTTCAATCAACTCTTTGGATCTTAGTATATTGTAAGATGGCAGTTGAAATGATTTGggaagtaaaataaaaaaataataataaaaaaaaaaacccttacTTTTATTTATCCTGAAAGAAACAATACTTATGAACTAGGTTTTATTGACCTATGTTGACATCTATCTTGGTCAACCAGTATCACATATCTTAAATATTGATGATCAGTGTTGTTACAATCTGAACTTATGACTTGCTgatatgaaaaatctttttcatgtcAGAAACTGCCAGAAGCAATATATCACACATATAACTTATCTGGTGTGAAATGGAACAATACTTAAAACCCTGTAACAAACATACTTTCCTTGAGTTCGTAAGAACTTTTTGCATAGCTTTAACAATGGTCAAGTGATATTAAGATAAACATATTCATCAATTGTTTAGTCACTATCAAGGTTTATGAGAATGGTAGATGTTGTATTGAACAACCCAAAAAACAAAAGAATATTGTCATCATGTATTTTCATGAACACCAGTGCAAAAGGATATAGAAGGAGACATAAATACAATAAGATGCacttatattttcatcattaaagtaTTTAAGCATTTTTTAATTGTTTAAACAAATGTAACATAAATATTTCAAAGTGGACACTATGTTGCTGACAAGAACAACTGATACAGTATATGTACCATGTTAACAAAAGCACAACTAACATCATAAAAGTAATACTAGGTTTTAAGGAAGAAACTTATGTACACCAAAGTGCAACAGCACCACGCAAGGGCACAATGCTTATCAAGTTCACGTAttgttttaattttgaatttacaaTATTTGTTGAGTGATTGTTTATttggaaaaatagaaaaaatatttttttttaaaaaaaaatagatgctttACATGGGTGCATTAGTAGTCTTCCTATTTTCTTGCTATTCTTGAGTGAGCTTTGTGGTGATTTGACCAGAGAATGACATGATGCAAGTGTAATCTGTCAGACAAGATCCCAGTAGTTTTAAACTAATAATAACTTGATGTCTGATGCATCAGTGTCAGACTCCTGGACTCAAATATCAGTACTGTATCCTACCAAATGAGAAACTCAGTCATCATCTTATCTGTACAGTTAAACCATTTCATGAAGAATATTCTAAACAGTTATTTCATAACTATCATATGAATGGTATTCTAGacataaattgaaattcaaggcATATGAgtagatatattatattatgttatattgcaTTATATCACTCTGTTGCGTAGTGTACTCAAAATGTATTAGTGTTATAATTAGCAAATATCAGACCTATTCTGGTAACTTATATTGCATTCATATCTATATGGCTGTTTAGtggaatcttaatcaaattacaaGTGTGTGGCTGCTAATAGTTACTAGGCCAAAAGATGATCTAATGACAACATTAACTTAAAGGATAAAATATAGAACTTACACCTGTATATGTTTAGATGGCAAAATTGTATTCTAAATTCTAGAATGACTATCCTTAAGTCACATAGAGCAGTTTTATTGTTCTTAAGACTTGAAGAGGATGAATTActccattttctttttctttttttttttgcccccccATAAGTCTTGTGCGGTTGGGTTCCTATTGGCCTCTTAGTTTAAATTCGATCACATGCAGCAATGGTCGCTCGAGGACAAAGAGGAGAAGTCAGATCAGACTGAGGTCCCTGTCGAGGAAACAACAGGGGATGGGAAGCCTGCCGATGCTACTTCGGAGGAAGCTGTCCTAGAGAAGACTGATGTAACCCTTGTTGCAGATGCAACTAAATCTGTTGCGGAGGAAAACAGTGAAACCCCTGTGCAAGAACATACAGAATCACAAGAAGCTACTGAAGAGAAGTCGGTGGTAAATGTTTGATTCCTCAATGACAAACATGTAAATTGGGGTTTCAAATACTTCTTGGTGTGTACAGGAATTAAAACATCATTTTTATAAATTCTAATTTATTAGAAGTATGGTTGCTTCATAGCTTGACACGGCCCCAGAAGATTTCCATTTTCCAAAGCCCGCTGATGCCACTTCTGAGGATGCTGTCCCAGAGAAGACTGATGAGACCCATGTTGCAGATGGAACTAATCCTGTTGCAGAGGAAAATGCTGAAACTCCTGAGCAAGAAGAGACAGAATCGCAAGAAGCTACCGAAGAGAAACCAGTGATAAAGGTTTGATTCTTCAATGATTAAAACATGTAAATTGGGGTTTCAAATGTTTCTTAACATGCAAAGGATATCATTTTTGTAAATTCTAATTTATTATAAGCATGGTTGCTCCACAGCTTGAGACAGCCCCGGCAGATTTCCGTTTTCCAACAACAAATCAAACAAGGCATTGCTTTACTCGCTATTGTGAATATCACAAGTATGATCAGAGTATCTCAATCAGAGTGTCTGCATTCCTGTAGTGAGATTGATGGATATAACTGATGACTCATGATAACATGTCGATTCAGGTGCATAGCAGCAAAAGGGGAGGGAGCTCCTGACTGCGACAAGTTTGCAAAATATTATCGCTCACTTTGCCCAAGTGAATGGGTATGCACTTTTTTCTTCTGTTTATGTTGATACTTTTCTAATGGACAATGCaatattcaatcaatatttgTTAGCTTTCCTAGACCTTATCTATTAAGATTTCCCTCAGTGATATTTGTAGCATGATGTTACTTAAGGATTTTCATCTTCATACATTGTCACGGTTATACAAAAcattttgtatattttttaaatgagGCATAATGTTTTTGTTACTCATAGTGGGTGAATTACGCATTCACATGTAGAATCATGGGTGACATTCTTGTACTTTGTGGACATGTGATGAGTTTTCCAGACTCTTTTCATTATTTATTTGGATCCTTCACTTAATGCATCTCCAGCCCACTCTACTTAAGATCTTGGAGATAAGTCAATGCATCTTTCGTTGCAAGGTTGGTACTTACTGGGCTGTGTTCTCTACTTTTCTACTCTCGTTGTATgtttaagtatctaattttctttGGCATATGTTACAAATCACTTGGGCCTTATCATTTACTTGTACATCATATTTAAAGATGTGACATAGAGGTTATCCTAGCCTTTGTGAGCAAAATTTTGTCAAGAAATAGCAAGCTGCTATTAGCACACACTTATTATTTCCAGGCTTGATTAGAGCCCAAACTTAGTTGAGGTGTACCATCTCAAGTGACCATGTGTTCAGGATTGGCTTCTGCTTGTTCTATGCAGCTGTACTGGTCATGGTAAAATATGTTATGGCCAATTCAAATGTAGGCTGTGGTCGGTTCCATGTATTTCTTGGATTTCAGCAGGCACTAATCCAATACAAGTCGAATTTGTCGAGACCATGTTAGGAATGTTTTCATCAAGTTGAAAAATCAAGTGGTAGTGTGTGTTTAATCTCCTTAGGATGGAGATTTTGATATTGGTAATTTTAGAATCGCATAATGTCCATGTGGTTGGACGTATATGCAGTCCCTTGGTGACCTCTGGGTTTAGGCTGCCCCTCTATGTGCATGGTGGACACAAGTGGCTGGCGTAAGCCCAAGCCTTTGGATATTTggtcctcttccttctctcctccATTGCCTTTTCTATTGTCCCCCTTAAGTTCTgaggtattttttaatttttttttacttgtttATCCATTATCATGAACAAATTTATTTGTGAACCAGTTGTACACCCACCTAAGTGGCTGCATGCTGTTTATGTGATACCTTGACTGCCTGCATATCTTGGCCACTTTTTGAAACCATGATGGAATCTCTTCATCTAATGAATCTTTAAGTTTGACAAGGAAGGCTATCTTGAATAAATCTATATCACAAATGTAGGTAGGATAAGTTGATGAGGTTAGGTAGATGTGCTTGGGAAAGAAACTATGTTTGTTTAGCTATATGGATTCTTTACAGGATGTCGGTGCTTGGTGGGCTACATAAAACAGAAAAAAAACTTAAacgttgcaaaaaaaaaaaaatgtttcgtTTGAATATCGGTTACCTTACAGATATATTGCTCAAACTATCCGTGACATTTGGGATTCAAAGTGGTTTAGAATGTAGTATTTGATAAGAGATGCCTCAGTGTAAGTGAATGCAGTCCATTTGTCATTTCTgttgaaataaaaattacatcattTTCAACCAAGTCCTTGATCCTTatccaagcatgttgattttggcAGCTCCTCGAAGATTTCAGTTTGGTAACAGATAGTCACGTACCTCTGAGAGGGAATATTCTTGTTGGTTGATCACTTGAGGTAAAAAGAAAATATCCCCACTTGGGATTACTATGGGATAAGGATCATCTGCGGCACCCTGATGTGTGTCTTGTTTTCACATGAGGAGAGTGGTAAACTATCTTGATGGTTTTCACATGACTAGAACAGTGCATATTCCTTTTTTATGGGTGTGCAGGGTATTCCTAAGTAGTTTTCTGAGTGTTATTGTTGGATGACACTAAATTGCTCGATTGTGAAGGAGACATAGTGCCATATAAAGCATGTTTTTGCAAAACTTTAGCAAAAGAAATATATTAGCATTTGACAAGAAGAgtttatcaattttataaaaacacATTGTAGAACATCCTATAAGAACTGCTTATATTGTTagtaataataatagtaatacaTTAATACTAATaatagtagtagtagtagtaataataataataattattattattattactactactaaattattattattattactactactactactattACTATTACTACTAGTAGTagtattattactattattattattgttatgtgAAGGTATTATTATTATTGGTGGTGGTGATGGTGGTGGTAGTGGTGGTGGTCACTAAATTGTTAAATCTGACTCATCAAGTATGACAAGAAATAGATTTCAAATACCTTCACATTTCGAACATTACATAATGACTTCCTCAAATGTTGCATTTTTTTAAGAGCATTGACAGGAAACAGATTTGAAATTCCTTCACATTTCAAACCTTACATAATGATCTCCTCAAAGGTTGTATTTGTTAAGAGTGTTGACAGGAAATAGATTTGAAATTCCCTCACATTTCAAACATTACATTATGATCTCCTCAAAGGTTGTATTTGTTAAGAGTGTTGTGAAGTCCTATTTCAAGCAGTTCAATTTAATCATTGGCATTGATGGTAATTTTGTCCTGGTGCCAAGCCCATAAAGGGAGGTACCAAGGCCTATATTCAGTTAgtattggatttgatttgaaatatGACAAGAAATAGATTTGAAATACTTGCACATTTCAAACATCAGACCTCCTCAATGGTTTCATTTGTTGAGAGCGTTGATGGTAAATAGAGTTGAAATACCTTCACATTTCAAACAT
The sequence above is a segment of the Elaeis guineensis isolate ETL-2024a chromosome 7, EG11, whole genome shotgun sequence genome. Coding sequences within it:
- the LOC105048642 gene encoding uncharacterized protein, giving the protein MQHQLIQLQQELKLAKEEKSQALQELEELRWRMSSDKNAFRNSVRSKAKMEMLEAELEKARESERKLLESLTSQTKQLEQTKISLEEAKLEIRSLSDSIKILEGSANRGHKILGKSITLDAVRGNEEIGVLKTELRLALEAEEKSKKAMDDLAMALKEVSTECNKVREKLSQAQSELGSTRAENEHLKSRLKHAEEKLRVAMEESRRVKFEAEETIATWSEKENGFIKCMKMSEEEITGLKRENGRLVDSHRAAREEISKLRDILKQAINEANVVKEALEIARTENSQLKDMLSEKDKALQSMKQEYECLKVSEAAALDSVKELQSLLVATSSMDLSRNTNPFESESLLPAKAVANEVRAGRPTVRFPSDQWKVDLKSQAGGRHSLGDSERFEGSIFDMIESPEQKKDQTVALMDRSYEKSVSFDDSDHINGRQLENSEYGWESPMRQRKKRQILRRFGDLLRRRSLQK
- the LOC105048643 gene encoding uncharacterized protein, producing MAETAQEKTPSLAEQWSLEDKEEKSDQTEVPVEETTGDGKPADATSEEAVLEKTDVTLVADATKSVAEENSETPVQEHTESQEATEEKSVLDTAPEDFHFPKPADATSEDAVPEKTDETHVADGTNPVAEENAETPEQEETESQEATEEKPVIKLETAPADFRFPTTNQTRHCFTRYCEYHKCIAAKGEGAPDCDKFAKYYRSLCPSEWIERWNEQRANGTFPGPL